The sequence TTGCTATAGTTAATTAACATAGCCTATTTTCGCCAAGGCGGAAGAATGAATAACGCACCCACCCATTTTCGTGCAGCGGCGCCTGGGGAGAGCCAGGATGACCTGCAGGCGCTCAGCCAGGCTTTTTCATTGCCGAAATTAAGCTATGTCGATATTTCCCGGCAGGAGCGGTTAACGCAAATGATGACGCGCTGGCCACTGTTGGCCGAATTGGCGCAGACCACGGGGAGCCATTGATCTATGCCGGTGATCGCGCTGCAAGGGTTGCGGGGTGGAATGGGGACGACGTCGGTCACGGCGGCGCTCGCCTGGGCGTTGCAGCAGCTGGGTGAGTCGGTGTTGGCGATCGATTTCACGCCGGATAATCTGCTGCGCCTGCATTTCAACACGCCGTTCGAGCTGGCGCGCGGCTGGGCTCGCGCGGAGCGGGATGGCGGCGGCTGGCAGGAAGGCGCGCTGCGTTATTGTGAAAACCTCGACTTTCTGCCCTTTGGCCGCCTGAATGCGGCGGAACGGCTGGAAGTGCAGCGTCAGTGTCGGGAGCAGCCGGAACGCTGGCGCGACAACCTGCGCCAACTGATCGCCGGCGATCCGCCGCGCTGGATCCTGCTGGATGTTCCGGTCGGGGACGGCGTGCTGGCGCAGCAGGCGCTGCAGCTTGCCGATTGCGTGTTCATGCTGTTGAACCCCGACGCCAACTGCCAGGTACGGCTCCATCAACAGACGCTGCCGAACGACTGCCGTTTCCTGGTCAATCACTACTCCTCCGCCAGCCAGCTGCAGCAGGATCTGCATCAGCTGTGGCTGCAAACGCTGAGCGGTCTGCTGCCGGTGGTGATCCACCGCGACGAAGCGTTGGCGGAAGCGCTGGCGGTCAAACAGCCGTTGGGCGAGTACCGCCCCGAGAGCCTGGCGGCGGATGAAGTGCTGACGCTGGCCAACTGGTGCCTGATCAACCTCAAACGGGGCGTTGCGCCATGAGCCGGGTATTGAGCCTGCTGCTGGTGCCGCCGGTGCGTCAGGCGGTGCAGACGCGCTACCGCGGCTATCGCCGCAATGGCGCATCGGCGCTGACCGCCTTTTTCGCCACGCTGCTGGTGGCGTTGGGCTGGCTGCTGCTGCGCTTCGAGTCGCCGGCCTGGCAGCGCGTGCGTACCGGCCGCGCTTACTGGTTCCCGCATCTGTCCGCCGAACGCCCGCGCCCGGCGGATGCGCTGCGTTATCTGCTGCAGGGGCTGTGGCTGCTGCTGTTTCGCAGCGGCCGCGCGCCGGTGCAGCGCGACTATTTCGCCGGTTGGCGCCGCCTGCAGCAGCGCTATGCCGACTGGCTGCAGGGCCTGCCGCAGCGGCTGAAGAACGCCGGCGTGGAACAGCGCTCGGTGGAGCGCCTCGGCCGCATGAGCCGCGGTATGCGGCGCGCGCTGTTTATTCTGGTCAGCGTGCTGGCGGCGATCCTCGCCATGCTGTGCATCTCGCAACCGTTCGATCTGCCGGCGCAGTTCGTGTTCGTCCTGCTGCTGTGGGGGATCGCGATGGTGGTGCGCCGGGTGCCGGGGCGTTTGCCCGCGCTGATGCTGATCGTGCTGTCGCTGACCGTCTCCTGTCGCTACCTGTGGTGGCGCTATACCGCCACGCTGAACTGGGACGACCCGCTAAGCCTGGTGTGCGGCCTGTTGCTGCTGGTGGCGGAAACCTACGCCTGGGTGGTGCTGGTGCTGGGCTATTTCCAGACCATCTGGCCGCTTAACCGCCAGCCGGTGCCGCTGCCCGCCGATAGCGCCAGCTGGCCGACCATCGATCTGATGGTGCCGACCTACAACGAAGATCTCGGGGTGGTGAAGCCCACCATCTACGCGGCGCTGGGCATCGACTGGCCGAAAGAGAAGGTGAATATCTATATCCTCGACGACGGCAATCGCCCCGAATTCCGGGCGTTCGCCGCCGAAGTGGGGGTGAAATACATCGCCAGGCCGACCCACGAACACGCCAAGGCCGGCAACATCAACAACGCGCTGAAGCAGGCCACCGGCGAGTTCGTGGCGATTTTCGACTGCGACCACGTGCCGACGCGATCCTTCCTGCAGCTGACCATGGGCTGGTTCTTCAAAGACAAAAAGCTGGCGATGCTGCAAACCCCGCACCATTTCTTCTCGCCGGATCCGTTCGAGCGCAACCTCGGCCGCTTCCGCCAGACGCCCAACGAAGGCACCTTGTTCTACGGGCTGGTGCAGGACGGCAACGACATGTGGGATGCGACCTTCTTCTGCGGCTCTTGCGCCATCCTGCGCCGCAGCGCGCTGGACGAAATCGGCGGCATCGCGGTGGAAACCGTCACCGAAGACGCCCACACCTCGCTGCGCTTGCACCGGCGCGGGCACACCTCGGCCTATATCCGCATTCCGCAGGCCGCCGGGCTGGCGACCGAGAGCCTGTCGGCGCACATCGGCCAGCGCATTCGCTGGGCGCGCGGCATGGTGCAGATCTTCCGGCTGGACAACCCGCTGCTGGGCAAGGGGCTGAAACTGGCGCAGCGCCTGTGCTACGCCAACGCCATGCTGCACTTCCTGTCGGGCATTCCGCGGCTGATCTTCCTCACCGCGCCGCTGGCGTTTTTGCTGCTGCATGCTTACATCATCTTCGCGCCGGCGCTGGCGATCGCGCTTTACGTGCTGCCGCACATGATCCACGCCAGCCTGACCAACTCGCGTATCCAGGGGAAATACCGCCATTCGTTCTGGAGCGAAATCTATGAAACGGTGCTGGCCTGGTATATCGCGCGGCCGACGACGGTGGCGCTGTTCAATCCGCACAAGGGCAAATTCAACGTCACCGCCAAGGGCGGGCTGGTGGAGGAGGAGCACGTCGACTGGGTGATCACCCGGCCTTACATGTTCCTGGTGATCCTGAACCTGGCCGGGCTGGCGTTCGGCGTCTGGCGGTTGGCCTATGGCCCGACGGACGAGGTGATGACGGTGATCATCAGCCTGGTGTGGGTGCTGTACAACATGACGATTCTCGGCGGTGCGGTGGCGGTGGCGGTGGAGGCCAAGCAGGTGCGTCAGGCGCACCGCGTGGAAATCGCCATGCCGGCGGCGATCGCGCGCGCCGACGGCCATCTGTATCCCTGCACGCTGCGCGATTACTCCGACGGCGGCGTGGGCATTGAGATGCGGGTGGAAAACGCGTTGAAAGACGGCGACAAGCTCTCGCTGCTGCTCAAGCGCGGCCAGCAGGAGTACAGCTTCCCCTGCGTGGTGACGCGCGCCTTCGGCAACAAGGTGGGGGTGCGCCTGGTCGACCTCTCCACCCGCGAACACATCGATTTCATTCAGTGCACCTTCGCCCGCGCCGATACCTGGGCGCTGTGGCAGGACGGGTTCCCCGAAGACCGGCCGATCGAAAGCCTGCGCGACGTACTGGCGCTGGGCTTCCGGGGGTATGTGCGCATGGCGGACTACGCGCCGCCGCTGGTGCGCGGTCTGCTGGTCGGGGTCACCTCGCTGACCGCCTGGGTCGTGTCGTTTATTCCGCGCGGCGTCGGCAGGGATCCGACCTTGGGTCAACAAGAAACAGTGGGTTAGCTGCGAGTTCAACCGCCCGCTCACTCGCCCGGTGAACAGGCTCCAACATTGATGATGATACGATGACGAGAAAAATAACCTGGTTAACTGCTCTGGCCTTAGGCATCAGCACCCTGTCGCAGGCCGAAACCGCCACCGCGCCGACCGTGGCGGCCCAGCCGCCGATCGCCGCGGCGGCCGATATGGCGATCGCGCCACCGCCGGCCGCCGCGCCGCAGGATCCGAATGCGCCGGTGCGCGACGTGTCGCTGCCGTTTGCGCAGATAGCGCCGCCGCCGGGCACCTTTGTTCTACGCGGTACCCGGCCGGACGGGCAGATCGAATTCGGCGTGCGCAGCGACGAGGTGGTCTCGCAGGCGATGCTCGATATGGAGTTTACGCCGTCGCCGGCGCTGATCCCGGTGGAGTCGCACGTTAAGGTCTACCTGAACGACGAGCTGATGGGCGTGACCACGATCGCCAAGGAGCAACTGGGCAAGCCCAATCGCATCCAGATGGCGATCGATCCGCGCTATATCACCGATTTTAACCGCGTTCGGTTGGTGTTCGTCGGTCATTATCAAAATATCTGCGAAAACCCGGCCAGCACCTCGCTGTGGCTCGACGTCAGCAAGTCCAGCGCGCTGAAGCTGCGTTTCCAGACGCTGCCGGTGAAAAACGAGCTGTCGCACTTCCCTGAGCCGTTCTTCGACAGCCGCGATAATCGGCCGCTGACGCTGCCGATGGTGTTCGCCGGCCAGCCGGATCTCGCCCAGCAGCGTGCGGCGGGCATTCTGGCGTCCTGGTTCGGCAGCAAGGCGCAATGGCGCGGGCAATCCTTCCCGACGCTGTACAATGCGCTGCCGACGCAACACGCGGTGGTGTTCGCCACCAACTCGCAGCGCCCGGATTTCCTGCGCGATTATCCGGCGGTCAACGGCCCGACGGTGGAGATGATCAGCCACCCGGACAATCCGTACGTCAAACTGCTGTTGATTCAGGGGCGTGACGACAACGATTTGATCACCGCGGTGAAGGGTATCGCGCAGGGCAACATCCTGTTCCGCGGCCAGAACGTAACGGTGGACAAGGTGGAACAGCTGGCGCCGCGCCAGCCGTACGACGCGCCGAACTGGGTGCGCACCGATCGGCCGATGACCTTCGCCGAGCTGCAGCAGTACGCCGAGCAGCTGCAAACCAGCGGTATCGAGCCCGGCCCGATTTCGTTGACCATGAACCTGCCGCCGGACCTGTTCCTGATCCGCAGCACCGGCATCGACATGCACCTGAAATACCGTTACACCGCGCCGCGCATTCAGGACGGTTCGCGGCTGAGCGTCAGCCTGAACAACCAGTTCGTGCAGGCTTACTCGCTGGTGCCGGAGCACGAGCAGGGCGCGCAGCTGCTGCGCCTGCCGTTGACGCAGGGACTGCTCGATTCCGACAAGAACGTCAATATCCCGGCGCTGCGGCTGGGGGCCACCAACCAGCTGCGCTTTGACTTCGATTACACCACGCTGCTGGCCAGCGGCGCGGAAGGGCGCTGTGAAACCTACTCCTTCACGCAAAACCACGCGGTGATCGACGGCGCGTCCACCATCGATTTCTCCGGCTACCGCCACTTTATGGCGATGCCGGATCTGCGCGCCTTCGCCAACGCCGGCTTCCCGTTCAGCCGCCTGGCGGATCTGTCGCAAACGCTGGTGTTGGTGAATCAGAAACCGCAACCGGCGCAGGTCAGCGCGCTGCTGAACGCGCTGGGCGTGATCGGCGCGCAAACCGGCTACCCAGCGCTGGCCTTCACGCTGAGCGATGACTGGTCGCAGGCGAAGGATCGCGACGACGATATCCTGATGGTCGGTACCATTCCGCCGGAGCTGCGCGACGACAAGAAAATCAGCCTGCTGGTGGACGCGACCCAAAGCTGGGTGAAACAGCCGACGCGGCAGCCGCCGCTGCCCAGCGCGGAAGCGCTGGCGGAGGACACCCGGCCGGACAGCAAGACCGCCGTCAGCTCCGAGGGGGCGATGTCGGCGATCATTGGCGTGCAGTCGCCGTTCAACGACCAGCGCAGCATCGTGGCGCTGTTGGCGGACAGCCCGCGCGGCTATGAGCTGCTGAACAATGCCCTGCTGGACAGCGGCAAGCGCGCCGCGGTATTCGGCTCGGTGGCGGTGATCCGCGAATCGGGGGTCAACAGCCTGCGCGTCGGCGATATTTACTATGTCGGCCACCTGCCGTGGTGGGAGCGGCTGTGGTATGCCCTCTCCACCCATCCGGTGCTGCTGGCGGTGATCGCGGTGGTGCTGGTGGTGATCCTGGGGCTGATGCTGTGGCGTGGCCTGAAGGCCTTCAGCCGGCGTCGTCTGGCGCCTGAAGATCGGGATTGACGGCGGTGAACGCCATGCTGCAACGCCTGTCGCTCGGCATGCTGCTGCTGTGCGCCTTCAGCGCCGCGGCGGCCTGCGAGTGGCCGGGCTGGCAACAGTACAAGCAGTTCTACATCAGCCCGCAGGGGCGGGTGATCGATCCGAGCAGCCCGAACAAAATCACCACCTCCGAGGGGCAGAGCTACGGCCTGTTCTTCGCCCTGGTGGCCAACGACCGGCCGACCTTCGATCTGCTGCTGGCCTGGACGGAGAACAATCTGGCGGCGGGCGATCTCAGCGCCCGTTTGCCCGCCTGGCTGTGGGGCGAGAGCGATGACAAACAGTGGAAGGTGCTGGACGCCAACTCGGCGTCGGACGCCGATCTGTGGATCGCCTACAACCTGCTCGAAGCCGGCCGCCTGTGGAAAAGCCGGCGCTATCAAACCCTGGGGACGCTGCTGCTGCAACGCATCGGCCGCGAGGAGGTGGCCGACATTCCCGGCCTGGGCCTGATGCTGTTGCCGGGCAAAGTCGGGTTCGTGACGGACGATCGCTGGCGGCTGAATCCCAGCTACCTGCCGCCGCAGCTGTTGGCACGTTTTGCAGCGCTGAACGGCCCGTGGCGCGCGATGCGCCAGGTCAATCAACGGCTGTGGTTGGACACCGCGCCGCACGGTTTCTCGCCGGACTGGGTGGTGTGGCGGGTCGGCGCCGGCTGGCAGCCGGATCCCGTCAAGCCGAACGTCGGCAGCTACGACGCCATTCGGGTTTATCTGTGGGCCGGCATGCTGGCGGACGACGATGAATACAAGGCGACGCTGCTCGAACGTTTTCAGCCGATGGCGCAGCTCACCGCCAAACAGGGCGTGCCGCCGGAGAAAACCGATACCGCCAGCGGCAAAACCACCGGCGGCGGCCCGGTCGGCTTTTCCGCCTCGATGTTGCCGATGTTGGCGACGCAGGCTGAGGCGCTGGCGACACAGCGGCAACGCATCAGCGAACATCCGCCGGGGGACGACGCCTATTTCAGCGCCTCGCTGACGCTGTTCGGCCAGGGGTGGGATCAACAACGTTATCGCTTTAATCGTCAGGGTGAATTGCAACCCTCGTGGGACGGCCAATGCACAACTTCAAAATAAACTGGCTGAATTTGATTCCGCTGAGCCTGGCGATGCTGCCGCAGGCGCGCGCTGCGGAAGCCGTGGCCCCGGAGCAGTGGCTGCTGGAACAGGTGCGCATTGGCGAGGCCGGCAACAAGGACGATCTGGTGCGCCAGTCGCTGTACCGGCTAGAGTTGATGGATCCGAACAACCCGGACGTGATCGCCGCGCGCATGCGTTTGGCGCTGCGGCAGGGCAATATGGCGCTGGCGCAGCAGCAGTTGGACAAGCTGAAAACCCTCGCGCCGCAGTCCAGCGCCTATCGCCAGGCGCAAATGAACATGCTGCTGACCCAGCCGGAAACCCGGCAGAAGTTGCAGCAGGCGCGCCTGATGGCGACCGCCGGCCGGTTGCCGGAGGCCAAGGCGCAGTACGATGCGCTGTTCCACGGCGAGCCGCCGACGCTCGAGCTGGCAGTGGAGTACTGGCGGCTGGTGGCGCGTTTGCCGGGGCAGGAGGCGAAGGCGTTGAAGCAGCTGCAGGCGCTGGATCAGCAATATTCCGGCAACGTGGCGCTGCGCATGTCGCTGGCGCGC comes from Serratia sarumanii and encodes:
- the bcsR gene encoding cellulose biosynthesis protein BcsR, with the translated sequence MNNAPTHFRAAAPGESQDDLQALSQAFSLPKLSYVDISRQERLTQMMTRWPLLAELAQTTGSH
- the bcsQ gene encoding cellulose biosynthesis protein BcsQ, whose product is MPVIALQGLRGGMGTTSVTAALAWALQQLGESVLAIDFTPDNLLRLHFNTPFELARGWARAERDGGGWQEGALRYCENLDFLPFGRLNAAERLEVQRQCREQPERWRDNLRQLIAGDPPRWILLDVPVGDGVLAQQALQLADCVFMLLNPDANCQVRLHQQTLPNDCRFLVNHYSSASQLQQDLHQLWLQTLSGLLPVVIHRDEALAEALAVKQPLGEYRPESLAADEVLTLANWCLINLKRGVAP
- the bcsA gene encoding UDP-forming cellulose synthase catalytic subunit; protein product: MSRVLSLLLVPPVRQAVQTRYRGYRRNGASALTAFFATLLVALGWLLLRFESPAWQRVRTGRAYWFPHLSAERPRPADALRYLLQGLWLLLFRSGRAPVQRDYFAGWRRLQQRYADWLQGLPQRLKNAGVEQRSVERLGRMSRGMRRALFILVSVLAAILAMLCISQPFDLPAQFVFVLLLWGIAMVVRRVPGRLPALMLIVLSLTVSCRYLWWRYTATLNWDDPLSLVCGLLLLVAETYAWVVLVLGYFQTIWPLNRQPVPLPADSASWPTIDLMVPTYNEDLGVVKPTIYAALGIDWPKEKVNIYILDDGNRPEFRAFAAEVGVKYIARPTHEHAKAGNINNALKQATGEFVAIFDCDHVPTRSFLQLTMGWFFKDKKLAMLQTPHHFFSPDPFERNLGRFRQTPNEGTLFYGLVQDGNDMWDATFFCGSCAILRRSALDEIGGIAVETVTEDAHTSLRLHRRGHTSAYIRIPQAAGLATESLSAHIGQRIRWARGMVQIFRLDNPLLGKGLKLAQRLCYANAMLHFLSGIPRLIFLTAPLAFLLLHAYIIFAPALAIALYVLPHMIHASLTNSRIQGKYRHSFWSEIYETVLAWYIARPTTVALFNPHKGKFNVTAKGGLVEEEHVDWVITRPYMFLVILNLAGLAFGVWRLAYGPTDEVMTVIISLVWVLYNMTILGGAVAVAVEAKQVRQAHRVEIAMPAAIARADGHLYPCTLRDYSDGGVGIEMRVENALKDGDKLSLLLKRGQQEYSFPCVVTRAFGNKVGVRLVDLSTREHIDFIQCTFARADTWALWQDGFPEDRPIESLRDVLALGFRGYVRMADYAPPLVRGLLVGVTSLTAWVVSFIPRGVGRDPTLGQQETVG
- the bcsB gene encoding cellulose biosynthesis cyclic di-GMP-binding regulatory protein BcsB codes for the protein MTRKITWLTALALGISTLSQAETATAPTVAAQPPIAAAADMAIAPPPAAAPQDPNAPVRDVSLPFAQIAPPPGTFVLRGTRPDGQIEFGVRSDEVVSQAMLDMEFTPSPALIPVESHVKVYLNDELMGVTTIAKEQLGKPNRIQMAIDPRYITDFNRVRLVFVGHYQNICENPASTSLWLDVSKSSALKLRFQTLPVKNELSHFPEPFFDSRDNRPLTLPMVFAGQPDLAQQRAAGILASWFGSKAQWRGQSFPTLYNALPTQHAVVFATNSQRPDFLRDYPAVNGPTVEMISHPDNPYVKLLLIQGRDDNDLITAVKGIAQGNILFRGQNVTVDKVEQLAPRQPYDAPNWVRTDRPMTFAELQQYAEQLQTSGIEPGPISLTMNLPPDLFLIRSTGIDMHLKYRYTAPRIQDGSRLSVSLNNQFVQAYSLVPEHEQGAQLLRLPLTQGLLDSDKNVNIPALRLGATNQLRFDFDYTTLLASGAEGRCETYSFTQNHAVIDGASTIDFSGYRHFMAMPDLRAFANAGFPFSRLADLSQTLVLVNQKPQPAQVSALLNALGVIGAQTGYPALAFTLSDDWSQAKDRDDDILMVGTIPPELRDDKKISLLVDATQSWVKQPTRQPPLPSAEALAEDTRPDSKTAVSSEGAMSAIIGVQSPFNDQRSIVALLADSPRGYELLNNALLDSGKRAAVFGSVAVIRESGVNSLRVGDIYYVGHLPWWERLWYALSTHPVLLAVIAVVLVVILGLMLWRGLKAFSRRRLAPEDRD
- the bcsZ gene encoding cellulose synthase complex periplasmic endoglucanase BcsZ is translated as MNAMLQRLSLGMLLLCAFSAAAACEWPGWQQYKQFYISPQGRVIDPSSPNKITTSEGQSYGLFFALVANDRPTFDLLLAWTENNLAAGDLSARLPAWLWGESDDKQWKVLDANSASDADLWIAYNLLEAGRLWKSRRYQTLGTLLLQRIGREEVADIPGLGLMLLPGKVGFVTDDRWRLNPSYLPPQLLARFAALNGPWRAMRQVNQRLWLDTAPHGFSPDWVVWRVGAGWQPDPVKPNVGSYDAIRVYLWAGMLADDDEYKATLLERFQPMAQLTAKQGVPPEKTDTASGKTTGGGPVGFSASMLPMLATQAEALATQRQRISEHPPGDDAYFSASLTLFGQGWDQQRYRFNRQGELQPSWDGQCTTSK